A portion of the Rhodococcus pseudokoreensis genome contains these proteins:
- a CDS encoding PLP-dependent aminotransferase family protein: MPRISPELHLTLRLPDTDAPLRHRIAESILDEIRGGRLRPGDPLPSTRALAGHLTVARASVVDAYDELCSSGYANARAGSGTRIAPGADVAARAHVASHAVTRTSERAAQAVAATPEPRWDLTPGHPDPGLISTTDWRRAWRSAAAAPVTSDVPGPDGHPELRRALAGHLRRTRGIAARPDELVIVPGVGSALRTLVAAAGLGGRDVVFEEPGYTRARRDLESSGARTRCVPVDDDGLDPALLRSTDAAAYCTPAHQYPMGARMPVGRRARLVADAAASGTLIIEDDYDGEFRYDVSALPALRSIDRGPDCVAYVGTASKILTPAIRVAWAIAPPALRPGIVRALDTTGESCCAITALALAHFIDSGALSRHLARASRTYAARRSAFVAALQQQLSAVGTDGVGVAGIEAGLHVVLTLPRSVDDVALSAELQDHGVTVPSLADYRTTPGGPRGLVCGYARLPESQARGAAGVIGEVVCRHLH, translated from the coding sequence ATGCCCCGGATCAGCCCCGAACTGCACCTGACGTTGCGGCTCCCCGACACCGACGCACCACTTCGCCACCGCATCGCGGAGTCGATCCTCGACGAGATCCGAGGCGGCCGTCTACGACCCGGCGATCCGCTGCCCTCCACGCGGGCGCTCGCCGGCCACCTGACGGTCGCGCGGGCGTCGGTGGTCGACGCGTACGACGAACTCTGCTCGTCCGGATACGCGAACGCCCGCGCCGGTTCCGGCACCCGGATCGCACCGGGCGCCGACGTGGCGGCCCGCGCGCACGTCGCCTCGCACGCGGTCACGCGCACGTCGGAGCGCGCAGCGCAGGCCGTCGCCGCGACGCCGGAGCCGCGGTGGGACCTCACCCCGGGCCACCCCGACCCCGGCCTGATCTCGACCACCGACTGGCGCCGGGCGTGGCGGTCGGCCGCGGCCGCCCCGGTGACGTCCGACGTTCCGGGCCCCGACGGGCACCCGGAGTTGCGGCGCGCCCTCGCGGGGCATCTGCGCCGCACCCGGGGCATCGCGGCACGGCCCGACGAACTCGTCATCGTTCCGGGAGTGGGCTCCGCACTCAGGACCCTCGTCGCCGCGGCCGGGCTCGGCGGCCGCGACGTGGTGTTCGAGGAGCCCGGCTACACCCGGGCCCGCCGGGACCTCGAGTCCTCGGGCGCCCGGACACGCTGCGTGCCCGTGGACGACGACGGCCTCGATCCCGCACTGCTGCGCAGCACCGACGCAGCCGCGTATTGCACGCCGGCCCATCAGTATCCGATGGGGGCCCGGATGCCGGTGGGCCGCAGGGCCCGGCTCGTCGCCGACGCCGCGGCATCCGGGACGCTGATCATCGAGGACGACTACGACGGCGAATTCCGCTACGACGTGTCGGCGTTGCCCGCCCTGCGCAGCATCGACCGCGGGCCCGACTGCGTGGCGTACGTGGGCACGGCGTCGAAGATCCTCACTCCCGCGATCCGGGTGGCGTGGGCGATCGCCCCGCCGGCCCTGCGGCCGGGGATCGTCCGGGCGCTGGACACGACCGGCGAGTCCTGCTGCGCGATCACGGCGCTCGCGCTGGCGCATTTCATCGACTCGGGTGCGTTGTCGCGGCACCTCGCCCGCGCGTCCCGCACGTATGCGGCCCGCCGGTCGGCATTCGTCGCCGCTCTGCAGCAGCAACTGTCCGCGGTCGGCACGGACGGCGTCGGGGTCGCCGGCATCGAGGCCGGTCTCCATGTGGTCCTGACACTGCCGCGGTCGGTCGACGACGTCGCCCTCTCGGCGGAACTGCAGGACCACGGGGTGACGGTGCCGAGCCTCGCCGACTACCGCACCACGCCGGGCGGACCCCGGGGACTGGTCTGCGGGTACGCCCGGCTGCCCGAATCCCAGGCGCGCGGCGCCGCCGGGGTGATCGGGGAGGTGGTCTGCCGGCACCTCCACTGA
- a CDS encoding pyridoxamine 5'-phosphate oxidase family protein: protein MDKIMRYPDRARTERAQLDAVLDAAPMGTLATVVDGLPWAVPMLYARDGDRILLHGSTGAGALRQVAAGAPAVLCVAMLDGIVVADTLFDSSANYRSAVVRGNLVTLDQDESAGALDALSDVLIPGRSREVRGHRRKELAATLALALPITPGQWTVKVRDAPPGEPAEASSAWAGVVPVRSVAGAPVPAPWVATGTPVPASVSRLTRTA from the coding sequence GTGGACAAGATCATGAGATACCCGGACCGTGCCCGAACCGAACGAGCGCAACTCGACGCCGTCCTCGACGCCGCGCCGATGGGCACGCTCGCCACCGTCGTCGACGGCCTGCCCTGGGCGGTGCCGATGCTCTACGCCCGCGACGGCGACAGGATCCTGCTGCACGGTTCCACCGGGGCCGGTGCGCTGCGGCAGGTGGCGGCAGGCGCCCCCGCGGTGCTGTGCGTCGCGATGCTCGACGGAATCGTGGTCGCCGACACGCTGTTCGACTCGTCCGCCAATTACCGATCCGCGGTGGTCCGCGGCAATCTCGTGACGCTGGACCAGGACGAATCCGCCGGCGCCCTCGACGCGCTGTCGGACGTGCTGATCCCCGGTCGCAGCAGGGAGGTCCGGGGACACCGGCGCAAGGAACTCGCCGCGACGCTGGCCCTCGCCCTCCCGATCACCCCGGGGCAGTGGACCGTCAAGGTGCGGGACGCGCCGCCGGGCGAACCCGCCGAGGCGAGCAGTGCATGGGCCGGCGTCGTCCCCGTGCGGTCGGTCGCCGGTGCTCCCGTCCCGGCGCCCTGGGTGGCGACCGGCACACCCGTGCCCGCGTCGGTGTCGCGGCTGACCCGGACCGCGTAA
- the kdpF gene encoding K(+)-transporting ATPase subunit F encodes MTAAGILAVALIAIAAALVVYLLVALIDPERF; translated from the coding sequence ATGACCGCCGCCGGAATACTCGCTGTCGCCCTGATCGCGATCGCAGCGGCGCTCGTCGTGTATCTGCTGGTCGCGCTCATCGACCCGGAGCGGTTCTGA
- the kdpA gene encoding potassium-transporting ATPase subunit KdpA yields MTPALAAGLQIAFVIAVLAVLYVPVGDYMARVYESRRHLRVESVLYRLCRINPHTEQTWYGYASSVLGFSMAGVLFLYVLQRIQGVLPLSGDLAGVSPAVAFNTAVSFVTNTNWQSYAPETTMSNLTQPVGLAVQNFVSAAVGMAVAVALIRGFVRVARGGEIGNFWVDLTRGSLRILLPFSFVIALILLSQGVIQSFHTGFESIGLDGNAVTNALAPVASQEAIKELGTNGGGILAANSAHPFENPTPVSNIVEILAILLIPVSLTRTFGTMVGERKQGLTLLAVMGILWGSLLAVTLAAESGHRGVAATAAGAMMEGKEVRFGIPGTALFAVTTTGTSTGAVNSAHDSLSPLGGGAVLLNMLLGEIAPGGVGTGLYGILVLALIAVFVGGLLVGRTPEYLGKKLRQREITLAALSVLVMPALVLIGTGITVILSSTTGYQGNSGDPGSPGSIHGFSEVLYAFASASNNNGSAFGGLTVTSDWFQAALGVCMLFGRFLPIIFVLALAGSLASQKKTAAGAGTLPTAGPMFTGLLTGTVVLVAALTFFPALALGPIAEALQ; encoded by the coding sequence ATGACGCCCGCCCTCGCGGCCGGCCTGCAGATCGCGTTCGTGATCGCGGTCCTCGCGGTGCTGTACGTGCCGGTGGGCGACTACATGGCGCGGGTGTACGAATCACGCAGGCACCTGCGGGTCGAATCCGTGCTGTACCGCCTGTGCCGCATCAACCCCCACACGGAACAGACCTGGTACGGCTACGCAAGCAGCGTGCTCGGTTTCTCGATGGCCGGCGTGCTCTTCCTGTATGTCCTGCAACGCATTCAGGGTGTGCTGCCGCTGTCCGGCGACCTGGCCGGGGTCAGCCCCGCGGTCGCGTTCAACACGGCCGTGTCGTTCGTGACCAACACCAACTGGCAGTCCTACGCCCCCGAGACCACGATGAGCAACCTGACCCAGCCGGTCGGACTCGCCGTGCAGAACTTCGTGTCCGCGGCGGTCGGCATGGCCGTCGCTGTCGCGCTGATCCGCGGGTTCGTCCGCGTGGCCCGCGGCGGTGAGATCGGCAACTTCTGGGTGGACCTCACCCGCGGCAGCCTGCGGATCTTGCTGCCGTTCTCCTTCGTCATCGCGTTGATTCTGTTGAGCCAGGGCGTGATCCAGTCGTTCCACACGGGATTCGAATCCATCGGACTGGACGGCAACGCCGTCACCAACGCCCTCGCCCCCGTCGCCTCACAAGAGGCGATCAAGGAACTCGGCACCAACGGCGGCGGCATTCTCGCCGCCAACTCGGCACACCCGTTCGAGAACCCCACCCCCGTCAGCAACATCGTCGAGATCCTCGCGATCCTGCTGATCCCGGTGTCCCTCACCCGCACGTTCGGCACCATGGTCGGCGAGCGCAAACAGGGTCTGACGCTGCTCGCGGTGATGGGCATCCTGTGGGGGTCACTGCTCGCCGTCACGCTCGCCGCCGAATCGGGACACCGCGGCGTCGCCGCCACCGCGGCAGGCGCGATGATGGAAGGCAAGGAAGTCCGCTTCGGGATTCCGGGCACGGCGCTGTTCGCCGTGACCACCACGGGAACGTCCACGGGCGCGGTGAATTCCGCCCACGACAGCCTGTCGCCGCTCGGTGGCGGGGCCGTGTTGCTGAACATGCTGCTCGGGGAGATCGCGCCCGGCGGCGTGGGCACCGGGCTCTACGGCATTCTCGTCCTCGCTCTGATCGCCGTCTTCGTCGGGGGACTCCTCGTCGGCCGCACACCCGAGTACCTGGGCAAGAAACTGCGGCAACGGGAGATCACCCTCGCCGCACTGTCGGTGCTGGTGATGCCCGCGCTGGTCCTGATCGGAACGGGAATCACCGTGATCCTGTCCTCGACCACCGGTTACCAGGGCAACAGCGGAGACCCCGGCAGTCCCGGATCGATCCACGGCTTTTCGGAGGTGCTGTACGCGTTCGCGTCGGCGTCGAACAACAACGGCAGCGCGTTCGGCGGGCTGACGGTCACGAGCGACTGGTTCCAGGCCGCGCTCGGCGTGTGCATGCTGTTCGGCCGGTTCCTGCCGATCATCTTCGTCCTCGCGCTCGCCGGTTCCCTGGCATCGCAGAAGAAGACAGCCGCGGGTGCCGGAACCCTGCCGACAGCGGGCCCGATGTTCACCGGGCTGCTCACCGGCACCGTCGTGCTCGTCGCGGCGCTGACATTCTTCCCGGCCCTCGCGCTGGGACCGATCGCGGAGGCTCTGCAGTGA